The following are encoded together in the Lathyrus oleraceus cultivar Zhongwan6 chromosome 3, CAAS_Psat_ZW6_1.0, whole genome shotgun sequence genome:
- the LOC127130308 gene encoding uncharacterized protein LOC127130308, protein MPTYEKFMKDILTKKRRYTDQDTIILNASCSAIIQRTLPRKENDLRRVTLQVTIGNVYIEKCLIDLGSSINLIPLAIVKMLGSIGLKTTRMTLQLADKSITRPHGVSKDVLVKVDKFLFLIDFVVIDMEEYDDA, encoded by the coding sequence ATGCCTACATATGaaaagttcatgaaggacatcCTTACAAAGAAGAGAAGATATACGGATCAAGACACAATCATTCTTAATGCTAGTTGTAGCGCAATCATTCAAAGGACTCTACCGAGGAAAGAAAACGATCTGAGAAGGGTTACATTACAGGTCACAATAGGAAATGTTTACATTGAAAAATGTTTGATTGATTTGGGCTCTAGCATCAACTTGATTCCGTTAGCCATTGTGAAAATGTTAGGAAGCATTGGGTTGAAAACAACAAGGATGACATTGCAATTGGCCGACAAGTCTATAACCCGTCCTCATGGAGTATCGAAAGATGTGCTAGTAAAAGTGGATAAATTCTTGTTCCTGATTGACTTTGTTGTCATTGACATGGAGGAATACGATGATGCATGA